A part of Solibacillus sp. FSL H8-0538 genomic DNA contains:
- a CDS encoding DnaD domain-containing protein has product MNTAYNRIRVWTEQGNVTIPQLFFQFYRQLNVADDEAIIVLHLLAFHAEGVEFPTPDDLVNRTHFQPNAISLMLQRLMQKGLLEITQGVDAAGKLNEKFSLYPLWERILDHIEASQQKVAQIGEKNEEAAIFGLFEQEFGRLLSPIEIETIGMWIDVDRHSVEIIKAALKEAVLAGKVSLRYIDRILFEWKKKNITSIKQIEQHTEQFRQRSTVTHQPQQPPVQDIATKKVSFYNWLEERE; this is encoded by the coding sequence ATGAATACTGCATATAATCGAATCCGCGTTTGGACTGAGCAGGGGAATGTTACGATTCCTCAGCTTTTTTTTCAGTTTTATCGACAATTAAATGTTGCTGATGATGAAGCAATAATTGTGTTACATTTATTAGCATTTCATGCAGAAGGTGTAGAATTTCCGACACCTGACGATTTAGTAAACCGTACTCATTTTCAACCGAATGCCATTTCATTAATGCTGCAGCGTTTAATGCAAAAGGGCTTGCTTGAAATTACTCAAGGGGTAGATGCGGCTGGTAAACTAAATGAAAAATTTTCGCTCTATCCGTTATGGGAACGCATTTTAGATCATATAGAAGCATCACAACAAAAAGTTGCACAAATAGGTGAGAAAAATGAAGAGGCGGCAATTTTCGGCTTATTTGAACAGGAATTTGGTCGATTACTGTCACCAATTGAAATCGAAACGATTGGAATGTGGATTGATGTAGATCGCCATTCTGTTGAAATTATTAAAGCGGCACTTAAAGAAGCGGTATTGGCAGGGAAAGTGTCATTGCGTTACATTGACCGAATATTATTTGAATGGAAAAAGAAAAATATTACGTCTATTAAGCAAATTGAGCAGCATACTGAGCAGTTCCGTCAACGGTCAACCGTTACACACCAGCCCCAACAGCCACCTGTACAAGATATTGCTACGAAAAAAGTGTCATTCTATAATTGGCTAGAAGAGAGAGAATAG
- the nth gene encoding endonuclease III: MLTKKQWKHFLDEMDRMFPEAHCELVHDNPFELTIATLLSAQCTDVLVNKVTKTLFQKYKTPHDYLAVPLEELQQDIRSIGLYRNKAKNIQLLCMKLLTEFQGEIPANREALVSLPGVGRKTANVVLSVAFDIPAMAVDTHVERVSKRLGLCRWKDSVLEVEETIMKKTPIEKWSKAHHQIIFFGRYHCKAQNPGCGECPLLSDCREGQKRLKKGLVKA; encoded by the coding sequence TTGCTAACAAAAAAACAATGGAAGCATTTCTTAGATGAAATGGACCGCATGTTTCCAGAGGCACATTGTGAGCTCGTACATGATAATCCGTTTGAGCTAACAATTGCGACCCTTTTATCTGCCCAATGTACAGATGTTCTAGTGAATAAAGTAACGAAAACATTATTTCAAAAATATAAAACACCGCATGATTATTTAGCTGTCCCGTTAGAGGAATTACAGCAAGATATTCGTTCAATCGGATTGTACCGCAATAAGGCGAAAAATATACAGTTGCTGTGCATGAAGCTATTAACAGAGTTTCAAGGTGAAATTCCAGCAAATCGTGAAGCATTAGTATCGCTACCTGGCGTAGGACGTAAAACAGCGAACGTTGTACTATCTGTTGCTTTTGATATACCAGCTATGGCAGTAGATACACATGTAGAGCGCGTATCAAAACGTCTCGGTCTATGTCGCTGGAAAGATTCAGTACTAGAAGTAGAAGAGACGATTATGAAGAAAACACCGATTGAGAAATGGTCAAAAGCGCATCACCAAATCATTTTCTTCGGTCGTTATCATTGTAAGGCGCAAAATCCAGGCTGCGGTGAATGTCCGCTCTTAAGTGATTGTCGAGAAGGGCAAAAGCGCTTAAAGAAAGGACTGGTCAAAGCATGA
- a CDS encoding YpoC family protein translates to MIEVKKEVISKEAVDAWITVWEELRENIHAAHEARDGSAKPLMEKGIEQFVTFLLQASHTDIALQEHAIYELLPINGMERLSFIKMKPGQYACYRQLDELYKETKKRCARLRLKA, encoded by the coding sequence ATGATTGAAGTAAAGAAGGAAGTCATTTCAAAAGAGGCAGTAGACGCATGGATTACTGTGTGGGAAGAGCTTCGTGAAAACATTCATGCGGCTCACGAAGCGCGTGATGGTTCGGCGAAGCCTTTGATGGAGAAAGGTATTGAACAGTTTGTAACATTTTTACTGCAAGCATCTCACACAGACATTGCACTTCAGGAGCATGCGATTTACGAACTATTGCCGATTAATGGGATGGAACGTTTAAGTTTTATCAAAATGAAGCCAGGTCAATACGCTTGTTATCGCCAATTAGATGAGTTATATAAAGAAACGAAAAAACGCTGTGCGAGACTTCGTTTAAAAGCTTAA
- a CDS encoding PBP1A family penicillin-binding protein yields MTEKKRTREEIKRERELQRKKTKTPTKKWIKRIFLTIVLLGVLGFLSGVGLFTYYASNAPELDEELLKDPVSSEFYDINGELFASIGVENRKYVAYKDIPQPMIDAIIATEDSRFFDHFGVDIWRLGSAVIANFREGFGAQGASTITQQVVKNSFFTNEKKLERKAQEAWLAIKLERQYSKEEIFEMYFNKILMSGRVYGFGTAAEYFYGKELSELNLDEMALLAGMPQSPNNYNPFKHPERAEKRRNIVLSLMVQHEKISEAQATEAKAVAVSEGILSEEHRIANHTTNYPAFLDVVLSELEAKGDRDLISEGIKVYTTLDPKAQQIVENIMNNDANFPTEKIESGVSVLDTTTGEIRAIGGGRNYSGNFDYNFAYDLTTRAPGSTMKPLIDYGPAIENLKWSTGETIVDKEMTYSNSKQVITNWDGKYNGSMTIREALYTSRNVPAVKTLQAVGTDYAQKFISKLGIETDYVVESDAIGGGNINISPIQMAASYAAFGNNGGYNDPHSISKIVFRDGTTSKSYKKETTLAMSDYTAYMVTDILRDVVSNKANASAPTAMVSGVDIAGKTGTTNYSADEFAKHNLSSSAVPDSWFTGYTTNYSIAIWSGYSQRKDAITTWPERRLPQTLFKSIMTDLNAYNPAGTFKQPSSVVSATIEVGTSPLKLASEYTPAELRQTELFVKGTQPTEVSNEYEALVLDPPFNVKASYNDVANLIDLTWEHTIPDATEEAADTPSITYEVTMTVEGEPPTVIATTGATSVQIPNIQPGKNYSFSIVALSGETRSEPGSVSIYIEGIVEEPEPQEPVEDDQNDWTDPGDNNGTNPGENNGQNGNGSDTNNGNGNGNSNGNGNGVQPPTVPNEPNSGEEEQEPNNE; encoded by the coding sequence GTGACTGAAAAAAAACGAACTCGTGAAGAAATAAAGCGCGAGCGTGAATTACAAAGAAAAAAAACAAAAACACCTACAAAAAAATGGATCAAGCGTATATTCTTGACGATTGTATTACTGGGGGTTCTCGGCTTTTTAAGCGGGGTCGGGTTATTTACGTATTACGCGAGCAATGCGCCTGAATTAGATGAAGAATTATTAAAAGATCCTGTTTCATCAGAATTTTATGATATTAACGGAGAACTATTTGCCTCGATTGGCGTTGAAAATCGCAAATACGTGGCATACAAAGACATTCCGCAGCCAATGATCGATGCCATAATCGCGACAGAAGATTCTCGCTTTTTCGATCATTTCGGTGTGGATATTTGGCGTTTAGGTTCAGCCGTTATTGCGAACTTCCGTGAAGGCTTCGGGGCACAGGGAGCAAGTACCATCACACAACAAGTAGTAAAAAACTCATTCTTTACAAATGAAAAGAAGCTCGAACGTAAAGCACAAGAAGCATGGCTTGCCATTAAGCTCGAACGACAATATTCAAAAGAAGAAATTTTCGAAATGTACTTTAATAAAATACTAATGTCCGGAAGGGTTTACGGTTTCGGTACAGCAGCGGAATATTTCTACGGGAAAGAATTAAGTGAGCTCAATTTAGACGAAATGGCCCTACTAGCAGGGATGCCACAAAGTCCAAATAATTACAACCCTTTCAAACATCCAGAGCGTGCGGAGAAACGTCGAAACATCGTATTATCTCTAATGGTACAGCACGAAAAAATTAGTGAAGCACAAGCGACAGAAGCGAAGGCAGTGGCTGTGTCAGAAGGTATACTCTCTGAGGAGCATCGTATTGCGAATCATACAACTAACTACCCTGCCTTCCTAGACGTTGTACTATCTGAGCTCGAAGCGAAAGGCGATCGTGATTTAATTTCAGAAGGCATTAAAGTGTACACAACTCTCGATCCTAAAGCACAGCAAATAGTTGAAAACATCATGAATAATGATGCCAACTTCCCTACTGAAAAGATCGAATCTGGCGTTTCTGTCCTCGATACAACGACGGGGGAAATTCGTGCAATCGGTGGTGGACGTAATTATTCCGGCAATTTTGACTATAACTTTGCCTATGACTTAACAACACGTGCACCTGGTTCAACGATGAAGCCATTAATTGATTACGGTCCTGCCATTGAAAATTTAAAATGGTCAACAGGAGAAACGATTGTCGATAAAGAAATGACGTATTCCAACTCGAAACAGGTTATTACTAACTGGGACGGAAAGTACAACGGTTCGATGACGATTCGTGAAGCATTATATACATCTCGTAACGTTCCTGCTGTAAAAACATTACAAGCAGTAGGCACCGATTACGCACAAAAATTCATTTCAAAACTTGGTATTGAGACAGATTACGTGGTAGAATCTGATGCAATCGGTGGTGGTAATATTAATATTTCGCCTATACAAATGGCAGCATCGTATGCGGCATTTGGTAATAACGGTGGCTACAATGACCCACATTCGATTTCAAAAATTGTGTTCCGTGACGGTACTACATCGAAATCATATAAAAAAGAAACAACTTTAGCGATGAGTGATTATACAGCTTATATGGTCACGGATATTTTACGTGATGTTGTAAGTAATAAAGCAAATGCATCTGCTCCAACTGCCATGGTTTCAGGCGTTGATATCGCAGGTAAAACAGGAACAACGAACTACTCTGCAGATGAATTTGCAAAACATAATTTAAGTAGTAGCGCTGTACCGGATTCATGGTTTACGGGCTATACAACGAATTATTCAATTGCCATTTGGAGTGGGTATTCGCAACGTAAAGATGCCATTACAACATGGCCGGAGCGACGTTTACCACAAACTTTATTTAAATCAATAATGACCGATTTAAACGCTTATAACCCAGCTGGTACTTTTAAACAACCAAGCTCAGTCGTATCAGCAACGATTGAAGTAGGAACAAGCCCATTAAAGCTAGCGAGTGAATACACACCTGCTGAACTGCGACAAACGGAACTATTTGTTAAAGGTACACAGCCAACTGAAGTATCAAATGAATATGAGGCTTTAGTACTTGACCCACCGTTTAATGTAAAGGCTAGCTACAATGACGTAGCGAACTTAATTGATTTAACTTGGGAACATACAATTCCAGATGCTACTGAGGAAGCAGCTGACACCCCATCTATCACATATGAAGTAACTATGACCGTTGAAGGTGAGCCACCTACAGTTATTGCGACGACAGGGGCAACGTCAGTACAAATACCAAATATCCAGCCTGGTAAGAATTATTCCTTCTCTATTGTCGCACTTTCTGGTGAAACAAGAAGTGAACCAGGATCGGTGTCGATTTACATTGAAGGCATTGTCGAAGAACCCGAGCCACAAGAGCCAGTTGAGGACGATCAAAATGACTGGACGGATCCAGGCGATAATAACGGAACAAATCCAGGTGAAAACAACGGCCAAAATGGTAATGGATCAGATACTAATAATGGCAACGGTAACGGTAACAGCAATGGAAATGGTAATGGTGTTCAGCCACCAACAGTTCCAAATGAGCCAAATAGTGGAGAAGAAGAACAAGAACCAAATAATGAATAA
- the recU gene encoding Holliday junction resolvase RecU gives MAIRYPNGKLYKATPTETPAASKSKKKDKDFSYSNRGKSLEDDLNETNAFYLQKNLANIHKKPVPVQIVKVEYPSRSAAVIREAYFRTPSTTDYNGVWNGYYIDFEAKETESKTAFPLKNIHLHQVTHMKSVKMQKGITFFIIRFSALMRDFIVPFEVIESAWQQMEEGGRKSIPLTIFEQQTVEVKTGYNPRLDYLSAVKKFIANKTVCESEEI, from the coding sequence ATGGCGATTCGTTATCCAAATGGCAAACTGTATAAAGCGACACCGACCGAAACGCCTGCCGCATCAAAATCAAAGAAAAAAGACAAGGATTTTTCGTATAGTAATCGTGGTAAAAGCCTAGAAGATGATTTAAATGAAACAAATGCATTTTATTTACAGAAAAATTTGGCAAACATTCATAAGAAACCTGTTCCTGTGCAAATCGTCAAAGTAGAGTATCCATCACGAAGTGCGGCGGTCATTCGAGAAGCCTATTTCCGAACGCCTTCTACGACGGATTACAACGGTGTATGGAACGGCTACTATATTGACTTTGAAGCGAAAGAAACCGAAAGTAAAACGGCATTTCCTTTGAAAAACATCCATTTACACCAAGTAACACATATGAAATCCGTAAAGATGCAAAAAGGAATTACTTTTTTCATCATCCGCTTCTCTGCACTGATGCGTGATTTTATCGTCCCTTTTGAGGTGATTGAATCTGCATGGCAGCAAATGGAGGAAGGTGGTCGAAAATCGATTCCACTAACAATTTTTGAACAACAAACTGTTGAAGTAAAAACGGGCTACAATCCGCGGCTAGATTATTTATCAGCAGTAAAAAAGTTCATCGCAAACAAAACCGTTTGTGAAAGTGAGGAGATTTAA
- a CDS encoding endonuclease — MTRIAALINQLDVATELLHLQIQTEQARLTHRYQSQLVRAHQKVSLAEKCFQVKNRCSPIGSEKC, encoded by the coding sequence ATGACTAGGATTGCTGCATTAATTAATCAGCTTGACGTTGCCACGGAGTTGCTTCACTTACAAATACAAACTGAACAGGCGAGGCTAACACATCGCTACCAATCACAACTTGTGAGAGCGCATCAGAAAGTAAGCTTAGCAGAAAAGTGTTTTCAAGTAAAGAATAGGTGTTCGCCTATTGGTAGTGAAAAGTGCTAG
- a CDS encoding YppE family protein yields MQLTEQTTILLTECDEAINRFYKMRELDAVPDFFGQVKPYADTVHGMLHEWQQQAHAWIRDNQPKYMHIPQIDHAVDAMEQFTVQSFYKETSKKRFIQSVQSVHYTLSTFLRYLKEGEGDAQ; encoded by the coding sequence ATGCAATTAACTGAACAGACAACAATACTATTAACAGAATGCGATGAAGCGATAAATCGTTTTTATAAAATGCGTGAGCTAGATGCAGTGCCAGATTTTTTCGGACAAGTAAAGCCGTACGCGGATACAGTACATGGCATGCTACATGAATGGCAACAGCAAGCGCATGCTTGGATTCGTGACAACCAGCCGAAATATATGCATATTCCGCAAATAGATCATGCAGTGGATGCAATGGAGCAGTTTACGGTACAGTCCTTTTATAAGGAAACGAGTAAAAAACGCTTCATTCAATCCGTGCAATCGGTCCATTATACATTGTCGACATTTCTACGTTATTTAAAGGAAGGTGAAGGCGATGCTCAGTAA
- a CDS encoding DEAD/DEAH box helicase codes for MLSKKRSIQELLREWQYDEELKQNIVHWHTLNAQPARYAALPDNLHPSIKRALTFRGIDQLYTHQRAAFDYAVSGHSFTAVTPTASGKSYCYHLPVLQQILEDPSSRAIYLFPTKALAQDQKTDLNELIVSMEEDILSYTYDGDTAPGIRQKIRKAGHIVMTNPDMLHSGILPHHTKWVSLFENLKYIVIDELHTYKGVFGSHVAHVIRRLKRICAFYGSNPTFICTSATIKNPLELAESLTNTKHALITQSGAPIGKKTFLFYNPPIVHPTFGVRRSAVLEVRDLSKRLFEAGIQTIVFAKSRVRVEMLVTYLKTLTAKKIQDESIQGYRGGYLPSERREIEKGLRDGTIQIVVSTNALELGVDIGQLQACIMTGYPGNIASAWQQAGRAGRRQDEALIIYVAQSIALDQYVVQHPTYLLGSKPEEARINPENILILMDHLKCAAFELPFSMRDDYSEYEIQELLQYLEEEGVLVKTSTQWHWMSDRFPAHEISLRSAAQENVVIIDISVPAHTKVIGEMDTYSAMTLLHEEAIYLHQGTQFQVEKLDWEEKKAFVREVDVDYFTDANLAVELKVLSEDKHADYESATVSYGDVSLLAIPTIFKKIRFNTHDNIGSGPINLPPMEMHTNATWMSFTLPDNWSEEMLTDALSGAAYAMESFIPLFIHCDRSDVSVVPQVKAVHNEKPTLFIYDSYPGGIGLSERVYDILLSLLERTIEHVNACPCPNGCPSCIGAQDSLNNGKKQVLNVLSILKNEMM; via the coding sequence ATGCTCAGTAAAAAGCGTTCAATTCAGGAATTGTTGCGTGAGTGGCAGTACGATGAAGAACTAAAGCAAAATATCGTCCACTGGCATACACTTAACGCTCAGCCTGCGCGTTATGCGGCATTGCCTGACAACCTTCATCCTTCTATTAAAAGGGCTCTGACGTTTCGCGGAATTGATCAATTGTATACACATCAGCGCGCGGCATTTGATTATGCCGTGTCAGGACATTCCTTTACAGCGGTGACACCTACTGCTTCAGGAAAGTCGTATTGCTATCATTTACCTGTTTTACAGCAAATACTTGAAGACCCTTCTAGCCGTGCGATTTATTTATTTCCGACGAAGGCTTTGGCGCAAGACCAAAAAACGGATTTAAATGAATTAATTGTAAGTATGGAAGAAGATATTTTAAGTTATACATATGATGGTGATACAGCGCCTGGAATTCGGCAAAAAATTCGAAAAGCGGGCCATATTGTTATGACAAATCCGGATATGCTACATTCAGGCATTTTACCGCATCATACCAAGTGGGTTTCTTTATTTGAAAACCTAAAATATATTGTTATAGATGAATTGCATACGTATAAAGGAGTGTTCGGTTCCCATGTTGCCCATGTTATTCGCAGACTAAAGCGAATTTGTGCGTTTTATGGTAGCAACCCTACATTTATTTGTACGTCGGCTACAATAAAAAATCCACTAGAGTTAGCGGAAAGCTTAACGAATACGAAGCACGCGCTCATAACCCAATCTGGCGCGCCGATTGGTAAGAAGACGTTTCTTTTTTACAACCCTCCGATTGTCCACCCGACTTTTGGAGTCCGTCGTAGTGCAGTGTTAGAGGTCCGCGATTTATCGAAGCGTTTATTTGAAGCGGGTATTCAGACGATTGTTTTTGCAAAATCGCGTGTACGTGTGGAGATGCTCGTGACGTACTTAAAAACGTTAACGGCGAAAAAAATACAGGATGAATCCATTCAAGGCTATCGCGGTGGTTATTTGCCGAGCGAACGTCGAGAAATTGAAAAGGGTTTACGAGACGGCACGATTCAGATTGTCGTTAGTACGAATGCACTGGAGCTTGGCGTAGATATTGGCCAGTTGCAAGCTTGCATAATGACAGGGTATCCGGGAAATATTGCAAGTGCTTGGCAACAAGCTGGTCGGGCAGGTCGTCGTCAGGACGAAGCGCTCATTATTTATGTCGCACAGTCGATAGCGCTCGATCAATATGTCGTTCAGCATCCGACGTATTTACTCGGCAGTAAGCCAGAAGAAGCACGAATTAATCCAGAGAATATATTAATTTTGATGGACCATTTAAAATGCGCTGCGTTTGAACTGCCTTTTTCCATGAGGGATGATTACAGTGAATACGAAATTCAAGAGCTGCTTCAATATTTAGAGGAAGAAGGCGTGCTCGTGAAAACCAGTACACAGTGGCACTGGATGAGTGACCGCTTCCCAGCACATGAAATTAGCCTACGCTCAGCTGCTCAAGAAAATGTCGTCATCATAGATATTTCTGTTCCAGCCCATACGAAGGTGATTGGAGAAATGGATACGTACAGTGCGATGACGCTGCTACATGAGGAAGCTATCTATTTACACCAGGGCACTCAGTTCCAAGTAGAAAAACTCGACTGGGAGGAAAAAAAAGCTTTCGTTCGTGAAGTGGATGTTGATTACTTTACGGATGCTAATTTAGCGGTGGAGCTAAAGGTACTAAGTGAGGATAAGCATGCTGACTATGAATCAGCAACAGTAAGCTACGGTGATGTAAGTCTGCTTGCCATTCCAACGATTTTCAAAAAGATTCGTTTTAATACACATGATAATATTGGCTCAGGTCCTATTAACCTTCCGCCGATGGAAATGCATACGAATGCAACATGGATGAGTTTTACATTACCAGATAACTGGTCAGAGGAAATGTTGACGGATGCATTATCAGGAGCCGCATATGCGATGGAAAGTTTTATCCCGTTGTTTATTCATTGTGACCGCAGCGATGTGTCCGTGGTCCCACAAGTAAAGGCTGTGCATAATGAAAAACCGACTCTTTTCATTTATGATAGTTATCCTGGTGGTATCGGCTTAAGTGAGCGAGTCTATGATATTTTATTATCTTTACTTGAGCGTACAATCGAGCATGTGAATGCTTGTCCGTGTCCAAATGGTTGCCCGTCTTGTATCGGGGCCCAAGATAGCCTGAATAATGGAAAAAAACAAGTGCTGAATGTGCTGTCGATATTAAAAAATGAAATGATGTGA
- a CDS encoding ribonuclease H-like domain-containing protein has translation MSYENKILQMKKMLGKKSEKVEEKQTFQKPTKPSYCEKWQQAGLELVENDFGVLFKRVVHYPLNFKHGHYEISQFYEAIERWALLEDGHPYALDSNETLVFFDTETTGLKGVGTHIFLLGLLEAFDDEFVLTQYVLADPSNEAAMLFESKFWQRIMTIITYNGKSFDWPMLETRWTLNQQLIPKLRQQRQVDLLHSTKRLWKDDLERMKLTQVEERKLGFYRDGDIPGHLAPIIYFDAVKSGNAETLMKVLQHNEWDLLSLITLYVHSTNLLLDELGEESAATYTNIGKWYGDLKQKQVSARVLANVTEKFDVEETGLAHFFLAYEQKRGRDYLNAAQSFENALQGIPSRKQAQAYEQLAIIYEHQLKDVEKAYEYACKGQTVTKGINYVKQQHKQRQLNCWEKRMKRIENKIHFPGKRK, from the coding sequence ATGTCATATGAAAATAAAATTTTACAAATGAAAAAGATGCTTGGCAAGAAGTCGGAAAAGGTAGAGGAAAAGCAAACCTTTCAAAAACCTACTAAGCCGTCGTACTGTGAGAAGTGGCAGCAGGCAGGTTTAGAACTTGTGGAGAATGATTTTGGTGTGCTTTTTAAGCGCGTTGTACACTATCCGCTTAATTTTAAACATGGCCATTATGAGATTAGTCAATTTTATGAAGCAATTGAACGATGGGCACTTCTAGAAGATGGGCACCCGTACGCCTTGGATTCTAACGAAACGCTTGTGTTTTTTGATACGGAAACGACTGGCTTAAAAGGTGTAGGGACCCATATTTTTTTACTCGGCTTACTGGAAGCATTTGATGATGAGTTTGTGTTAACTCAGTATGTTCTCGCGGATCCATCAAACGAGGCGGCGATGTTATTTGAGTCTAAATTTTGGCAGCGTATTATGACGATTATTACCTATAATGGTAAAAGCTTTGATTGGCCGATGCTTGAAACGCGTTGGACATTAAATCAGCAGTTAATCCCAAAGCTGCGTCAGCAGCGTCAAGTTGATTTATTACATAGTACGAAGCGTTTGTGGAAGGATGATTTAGAGCGTATGAAGCTGACGCAAGTGGAAGAGAGAAAACTTGGCTTCTACCGAGACGGTGATATACCGGGTCACTTAGCGCCAATTATTTATTTTGACGCGGTAAAAAGTGGCAATGCTGAAACTCTTATGAAGGTGCTGCAGCATAATGAATGGGATTTACTTTCACTTATTACGCTATATGTCCATTCAACGAATTTATTATTGGATGAGCTTGGTGAGGAATCGGCTGCAACGTATACGAATATTGGGAAATGGTATGGGGATCTTAAACAAAAGCAGGTAAGTGCCCGCGTACTCGCGAATGTGACGGAGAAATTTGATGTTGAGGAAACAGGGCTTGCCCATTTTTTTTTAGCCTATGAACAAAAACGAGGCCGCGATTATTTGAATGCAGCTCAGTCTTTTGAAAACGCGTTACAGGGAATACCTTCGCGTAAGCAAGCTCAAGCGTATGAACAGCTAGCAATCATTTATGAGCATCAACTAAAGGATGTTGAAAAAGCGTATGAATATGCTTGTAAAGGACAAACTGTTACTAAGGGAATTAATTATGTGAAACAACAGCATAAGCAGCGTCAGCTAAATTGTTGGGAAAAACGCATGAAACGAATTGAAAATAAAATTCATTTCCCAGGCAAGCGCAAATAA
- the gpsB gene encoding cell division regulator GpsB: MNTKLTADYILEKEFKKSMKGYNVDEVDQFLDLIREDYDQFESKLAALQEENERLKAELGNSSRRSSAPPVTNNTNFDILKRLSNLEKHVFGNKLYE; encoded by the coding sequence ATGAATACTAAATTAACAGCTGACTATATTTTAGAAAAAGAGTTCAAAAAGAGCATGAAGGGCTATAATGTAGATGAGGTTGATCAGTTTTTAGATTTAATTCGAGAGGACTATGATCAATTCGAATCAAAGTTGGCAGCACTTCAAGAAGAGAATGAACGCTTAAAGGCAGAGCTCGGAAACAGTTCTAGAAGGTCTTCGGCACCACCTGTAACAAATAATACAAACTTTGATATCTTAAAACGTTTATCAAATCTAGAAAAACATGTATTTGGCAACAAGCTTTATGAATAA